A single genomic interval of Microbulbifer variabilis harbors:
- the hisG gene encoding ATP phosphoribosyltransferase, translating to MTMQITIALTKGRILQETLPLLAAAGLEPLEDLGKSRKLIFPTNCEGVRLLLLRGVDVPTYVQHGAADMGVAGKDTLLEHHADGIYEPLDLGIARCRLMTAGVKGAVLPTGRIKVATKFVESAKRHYAAQGRQADIIKLYGAMELAPLMDLADEIVDIVDSGNTLKANGLEAREMIAYISSRLIVNKAAMKMKYQPISELIEKLSTAVAQN from the coding sequence ATGACTATGCAAATCACCATCGCCTTGACCAAGGGGCGTATCCTGCAAGAAACCTTACCTTTGCTCGCAGCGGCGGGTCTGGAACCACTTGAAGACCTAGGGAAAAGCCGCAAGCTGATTTTCCCCACCAACTGCGAGGGGGTGCGTCTGCTTCTCTTGCGTGGTGTCGATGTTCCCACGTATGTGCAGCATGGCGCTGCGGATATGGGGGTTGCTGGTAAAGATACTCTGCTGGAACATCATGCCGACGGTATTTATGAACCTCTTGATCTCGGTATTGCGCGCTGTCGTCTGATGACCGCAGGGGTGAAGGGGGCGGTTCTGCCGACGGGGCGGATAAAAGTGGCAACAAAATTTGTTGAGAGCGCCAAGCGACATTACGCTGCTCAAGGGCGGCAGGCGGACATTATTAAGCTGTATGGCGCAATGGAGTTAGCTCCATTGATGGATCTTGCCGATGAAATTGTAGATATAGTCGATAGTGGCAATACCTTAAAAGCCAATGGCCTTGAAGCTCGTGAAATGATTGCGTATATCAGTAGCCGCTTGATTGTCAATAAGGCCGCCATGAAGATGAAGTATCAGCCAATCAGTGAGCTGATTGAAAAATTGTCGACAGCTGTCGCGCAGAACTAG
- the murA gene encoding UDP-N-acetylglucosamine 1-carboxyvinyltransferase, whose translation MDKLIIEGGSPVSGTLRISGAKNSALPILAAALLADGPVHIHNLPHLNDITTMITLLRCMGCDVTIDEKLGVEIDPRSVNDLTAPYELVKTMRASILVLGPLLARHGVANVSFPGGCAIGSRPVDIHLKGLEAMGAEITIDGGFIRARSNGRLKGANIVMEKVTVGGTENLLMAAVLAEGTTVLHNAAREPEIVDLAEFLIAMGAQIEGVGTDTMRIHGVPKLTPCTFTVMPDRIETGTFLAAAAAARGKVRLLHTRADILDAVLVKFEEAGAHLSCGDDWIELDMKGNRPKAVSFRTAPYPAFPTDMQSQFTAMNAVAEGKGAVVETIFENRLIQVHELNRMGADITLEGNTAFVTGVEKLKGAPVMASDLRASASLVIAGMVAEGTTTVDRIYHIDRGYECIEEKLQQLGASIRRVPG comes from the coding sequence ATGGATAAGTTAATAATAGAGGGTGGTAGCCCAGTTTCCGGCACCCTGCGAATTTCTGGTGCGAAGAATTCCGCTTTGCCAATTTTGGCCGCAGCACTTTTGGCCGATGGTCCGGTACATATTCATAACCTGCCACACCTTAATGACATCACCACGATGATCACCCTGCTGCGCTGTATGGGGTGTGATGTCACAATTGATGAGAAGCTGGGTGTTGAAATAGACCCCCGTTCGGTCAACGATCTGACGGCGCCCTACGAGCTGGTGAAAACCATGCGCGCCTCTATTTTGGTTTTGGGCCCGCTATTGGCCCGCCACGGCGTAGCTAATGTCTCTTTCCCTGGCGGCTGTGCGATCGGCAGTCGTCCGGTGGATATCCACCTGAAAGGGCTGGAGGCGATGGGTGCAGAAATAACCATTGACGGGGGTTTTATCCGGGCCCGCTCCAATGGCCGCCTTAAAGGCGCCAATATCGTTATGGAGAAGGTTACTGTCGGTGGTACAGAAAACCTGCTGATGGCGGCAGTTTTGGCAGAGGGCACCACGGTGTTGCACAATGCCGCGCGCGAACCTGAGATCGTCGACCTGGCAGAATTCCTAATTGCCATGGGAGCACAGATAGAGGGTGTTGGCACTGACACTATGCGCATCCACGGCGTCCCCAAGTTGACCCCTTGCACCTTTACCGTTATGCCGGATCGCATCGAAACTGGCACTTTTCTTGCCGCTGCGGCAGCAGCTCGTGGCAAGGTTCGGCTTCTGCATACTCGTGCGGACATCCTCGATGCGGTATTAGTGAAGTTTGAGGAGGCTGGCGCACACCTGAGCTGTGGTGATGACTGGATTGAGTTGGATATGAAGGGCAACCGCCCTAAGGCGGTGAGTTTCCGCACCGCACCTTACCCAGCTTTCCCCACCGACATGCAGTCGCAGTTTACCGCTATGAATGCCGTAGCTGAGGGTAAAGGCGCTGTGGTGGAGACTATTTTTGAGAATCGACTGATCCAGGTTCATGAGTTGAACCGTATGGGTGCTGATATCACCCTTGAGGGTAATACGGCTTTCGTCACAGGTGTTGAGAAGCTTAAAGGAGCACCCGTGATGGCCTCGGATTTACGCGCTTCGGCAAGCCTGGTGATTGCGGGTATGGTTGCTGAGGGCACTACCACAGTCGACCGTATCTACCATATAGACCGGGGTTATGAATGTATTGAGGAAAAATTACAGCAACTGGGGGCGAGTATTCGCCGAGTACCTGGTTAG
- a CDS encoding BolA family protein, whose translation MQPDEIKTLIEGHIPESNVEVSFEGSHLMVTVVSSAFEGLSRLKKQQLVYAALNDKIADGTLHAVQMQTLTPEEASR comes from the coding sequence ATGCAACCAGATGAAATCAAAACCCTCATTGAGGGTCATATCCCCGAGAGTAATGTCGAGGTCTCCTTTGAAGGTAGCCACCTAATGGTGACTGTGGTGAGCAGCGCCTTTGAAGGCCTAAGCCGCTTGAAAAAGCAACAGCTAGTTTATGCGGCGCTAAATGACAAAATTGCCGACGGCACTTTGCACGCCGTGCAAATGCAGACCCTTACTCCAGAAGAAGCCAGTCGATAA
- a CDS encoding MlaC/ttg2D family ABC transporter substrate-binding protein — protein MNTSFWIGRYGFSRWLRFVLCAVLVSAVVPAANADQNPYVMIEGVSQKLLSVIRSNAQYANSDPQRYYSAIEGVLTPVVDFDFIARGVMGRYAKQATASQRSRFSSAFRRDLVATFARGVANFGDLDVKVVNPGTLPSGNRVNVLQEVRSKEGITKVSYTLVRNRAGEWKLINVILNGVNLGKTFRSQFSQSMQSYGDIDKVISNWSAGQDVADKVS, from the coding sequence GTGAATACATCATTTTGGATTGGTCGGTACGGTTTTTCCCGGTGGCTAAGATTTGTACTTTGCGCAGTATTGGTATCTGCTGTGGTCCCCGCTGCAAATGCCGATCAAAACCCCTATGTAATGATTGAAGGGGTTTCCCAAAAACTGTTGAGTGTGATTCGCTCAAATGCCCAATATGCCAACTCTGATCCGCAGAGATATTACAGCGCTATTGAGGGGGTCCTGACGCCGGTTGTGGATTTTGATTTTATCGCGCGCGGTGTTATGGGGCGTTATGCCAAACAGGCGACTGCATCCCAGCGCTCCCGTTTTTCCAGTGCTTTTCGTCGAGATCTGGTGGCAACATTTGCTCGGGGTGTAGCAAATTTTGGCGACCTCGATGTGAAAGTGGTCAACCCGGGAACTTTGCCCAGTGGGAACCGGGTTAATGTTTTACAGGAAGTGCGCAGCAAAGAGGGTATTACCAAAGTTTCTTATACTCTGGTGCGTAACCGCGCGGGAGAGTGGAAGCTGATTAACGTTATCTTAAATGGCGTTAATTTGGGTAAAACTTTCCGCAGTCAGTTTTCTCAATCTATGCAGTCTTATGGGGATATCGACAAGGTAATCTCCAACTGGTCCGCAGGACAGGATGTTGCCGATAAAGTGAGCTAG
- a CDS encoding KpsF/GutQ family sugar-phosphate isomerase, whose protein sequence is MTQDLILQAGQRTVRMETEAVAALEHRINGDFQRACEMILQCPGRTIVTGMGKSGHIGRKIAATLASTGTPSFFVHPGEASHGDLGMITRDDLVISISNSGSSAEVLTLLPLLKRLGIPMISMTGKTDSPLAQAAEVNLDISVQTEACPLNLAPTSSTTVTLVMGDALAVALLEARGFTAEDFAFSHPGGALGRRLLLKVEDVMHAGEELPQVQPDTLLSKALLEMTSKGFGMTTIVDSKGELLGVFTDGDLRRVIDHKIELGKATMDQVMSRLPKTVSAETLAAEALRIMEDYKITALVVEDKAHHPVGVLHMHDILRAGVI, encoded by the coding sequence ATGACCCAGGATTTGATATTGCAGGCCGGGCAGCGCACCGTGCGAATGGAAACGGAAGCTGTTGCCGCACTGGAACACCGGATCAACGGCGACTTCCAGCGCGCCTGCGAGATGATCCTACAGTGCCCCGGACGTACCATCGTAACTGGCATGGGAAAATCAGGGCATATCGGACGCAAAATAGCGGCCACCCTTGCCAGTACTGGCACCCCAAGTTTTTTCGTTCATCCAGGGGAAGCGAGCCATGGCGACCTGGGAATGATCACTCGCGACGACTTAGTGATATCTATCTCTAATTCAGGCTCTTCCGCAGAGGTACTTACTCTACTGCCATTACTGAAACGCCTGGGTATCCCCATGATCAGCATGACAGGGAAGACGGATTCGCCATTAGCACAAGCTGCAGAGGTAAACCTGGATATTTCGGTGCAAACGGAAGCCTGCCCTCTTAATCTAGCACCAACCTCATCAACCACTGTCACACTGGTTATGGGTGATGCTCTAGCTGTAGCCCTACTGGAAGCGAGAGGCTTTACAGCTGAAGATTTCGCATTTTCCCATCCAGGAGGAGCCCTCGGTAGACGTCTGTTACTCAAGGTTGAAGATGTTATGCACGCAGGAGAGGAGTTACCCCAGGTCCAACCCGATACTTTGCTATCTAAGGCCCTACTAGAAATGACCAGTAAAGGGTTTGGTATGACCACTATTGTCGATTCCAAAGGTGAGCTGCTCGGTGTGTTCACCGACGGGGATCTACGACGAGTGATCGACCACAAAATCGAGCTGGGTAAGGCCACAATGGATCAAGTGATGAGCCGCCTTCCCAAAACGGTATCTGCCGAAACCCTGGCTGCTGAAGCACTGCGAATTATGGAAGACTACAAAATCACCGCACTCGTCGTGGAGGATAAAGCCCACCACCCCGTAGGTGTTTTACATATGCACGATATATTACGCGCCGGCGTAATCTGA
- a CDS encoding KdsC family phosphatase, producing the protein MVSEEKINSALQKVRWLVLDVDGVLTDGKLYFDNNGNELKTFNTLDGHGIKMLQNSGVRVAIITGRRSSVVERRAHDLGITKLIQGREDKFTALQELLSDESCRLEDIAYIGDDYPDLLVMTRIGCPIAPPNAASPVMERALWVTRACGGEGAVREACDRIMLAQGTFDSALAPYIGEK; encoded by the coding sequence GTGGTTTCAGAAGAAAAAATAAACTCTGCACTGCAGAAGGTACGCTGGTTGGTATTGGATGTAGATGGCGTCCTCACCGATGGCAAGCTCTATTTCGACAATAACGGCAATGAGCTGAAGACCTTCAATACACTCGATGGGCACGGCATTAAAATGCTGCAAAATTCCGGGGTTCGCGTAGCCATTATTACAGGGCGACGCAGCTCAGTAGTGGAACGCCGCGCTCACGATCTTGGCATCACTAAACTGATCCAAGGGCGCGAGGACAAATTTACTGCACTGCAGGAACTCTTGTCCGACGAGTCATGCCGCCTGGAAGATATCGCCTATATTGGCGACGACTATCCTGACCTACTGGTTATGACCCGTATCGGCTGCCCCATAGCTCCTCCCAATGCAGCTTCTCCAGTCATGGAACGTGCCCTGTGGGTAACTCGAGCCTGCGGTGGTGAAGGTGCAGTGCGCGAAGCTTGTGATCGAATTATGCTGGCCCAGGGAACATTTGATTCTGCCCTCGCCCCCTACATTGGAGAGAAATAA
- the lptC gene encoding LPS export ABC transporter periplasmic protein LptC gives MRTWLPLLLVISLISVGLWLSESPPDQLLGVRPTPQQHDKAAELIIRNAKTRHFNEEGNLAYRVDADQITYYQFKRRDRADLTEPRMVFYQDDQPKWRTESREGVAHNRGERVVLSGDVEIDELPTPGGIKLETSSITILPAKEFAETDKVVTISSGPNRTTGKGMRAYLNEDRMEILSDVKSIYDTD, from the coding sequence ATGCGCACCTGGCTACCGCTGCTATTAGTAATATCGCTAATCAGTGTTGGCCTGTGGCTTTCAGAGAGCCCACCTGATCAGCTGCTGGGGGTTCGACCTACCCCCCAGCAGCATGACAAAGCGGCAGAGCTAATCATCCGAAATGCCAAAACACGCCACTTTAATGAGGAAGGAAATCTAGCCTATCGCGTGGACGCGGACCAGATAACCTACTACCAGTTTAAACGCCGTGACCGGGCAGACCTGACCGAACCTCGCATGGTTTTTTACCAAGATGACCAGCCTAAATGGCGTACCGAGTCCCGAGAAGGGGTGGCACACAATCGCGGTGAACGAGTAGTCCTGAGTGGCGATGTAGAAATTGATGAACTACCCACCCCAGGTGGCATCAAATTGGAAACATCCAGTATTACGATTCTCCCCGCGAAGGAATTCGCCGAGACAGACAAAGTTGTTACTATAAGCTCTGGCCCAAACCGCACCACCGGCAAAGGCATGCGCGCTTACTTGAATGAAGACCGGATGGAAATCCTATCCGATGTAAAGAGCATCTATGACACTGACTAA
- the lptA gene encoding lipopolysaccharide transport periplasmic protein LptA, with protein MTLTNYRHLLKVSTIAALLLTASSAFALPEDRQQRINISSDAMNAGLNNNLVVYSNNVVITQGSLKIRADRVEVYFTPEKEISRVVAVGKPAHFQQKILQGENPVKARAQRIVYQVGSEELQLTGKAHVDREGNTLTAEKIDYDLTTEQMSAKGQTGKGRVEMTWKPEKKESSQDANDNQGQ; from the coding sequence ATGACACTGACTAATTACCGCCACCTGTTAAAAGTCTCCACCATCGCAGCGCTCCTGCTCACAGCCTCATCAGCTTTTGCACTGCCTGAGGACCGCCAACAGCGGATCAATATCAGCTCTGATGCAATGAATGCAGGTCTAAATAATAACTTGGTGGTATATAGCAATAATGTTGTTATAACTCAGGGCTCTTTAAAAATACGGGCAGACCGCGTTGAGGTTTATTTCACTCCAGAAAAGGAGATTAGTCGTGTAGTGGCCGTGGGCAAACCCGCACATTTCCAGCAAAAGATCCTCCAGGGCGAGAACCCCGTAAAAGCCAGAGCCCAACGCATTGTATATCAAGTGGGCTCTGAGGAGTTGCAACTAACCGGTAAAGCCCATGTTGACCGGGAAGGCAACACACTGACAGCGGAAAAAATTGACTACGACCTCACTACCGAGCAAATGAGCGCCAAGGGCCAAACTGGGAAAGGGCGTGTAGAGATGACCTGGAAACCCGAGAAGAAAGAGAGCTCGCAAGACGCCAATGATAATCAAGGCCAGTAA
- the lptB gene encoding LPS export ABC transporter ATP-binding protein, with translation MPTLKALHLAKQYKKRKVVQDVTVSVSSGQVVGLLGPNGAGKTTCFYMIAGLVQADAGRVMIDDEDITRLSMHGRARKGIGYLPQEASVFRRLTVKDNILAILETRKDLSRDERQQQAQALLEEFNITHIAQSLGMALSGGERRRVEIARALATNPGFVLLDEPFAGVDPISVNDIKEIIRHLRDRDIGVLITDHNVRETLDICETAYIVSEGHIIAAGTPDEVLANQQVREVYLGHEFTI, from the coding sequence ATGCCAACGCTCAAAGCGTTACATCTCGCGAAACAGTATAAAAAAAGAAAAGTTGTCCAGGATGTCACCGTCAGTGTTTCCAGTGGACAGGTTGTCGGCCTCCTCGGCCCCAACGGTGCCGGCAAAACAACCTGCTTTTATATGATTGCCGGGCTGGTGCAGGCCGACGCTGGCAGGGTGATGATCGACGATGAGGATATAACCCGGCTATCCATGCACGGACGCGCACGCAAAGGTATCGGTTATCTCCCCCAAGAAGCCTCTGTATTTCGCCGCTTGACGGTAAAAGACAATATCTTAGCAATCCTTGAAACCCGCAAGGACCTCTCAAGAGACGAGCGGCAACAACAGGCCCAAGCACTACTTGAGGAATTTAATATAACCCATATCGCGCAAAGCCTGGGTATGGCCCTCTCTGGTGGAGAACGACGCCGAGTTGAGATTGCCCGCGCTCTGGCCACCAACCCCGGCTTCGTCCTGTTGGACGAGCCCTTTGCTGGGGTAGACCCCATATCGGTGAACGATATCAAGGAGATCATCCGCCACCTGCGTGATCGCGATATTGGCGTACTAATCACAGACCATAATGTTCGCGAAACGCTGGATATCTGTGAGACCGCTTACATTGTCAGTGAAGGTCATATCATCGCTGCAGGCACGCCGGATGAGGTTCTCGCCAACCAACAGGTGCGCGAAGTTTATTTGGGACACGAATTCACTATTTGA
- a CDS encoding RNA polymerase factor sigma-54, giving the protein MKQSLQLKLGTQLTMTPQLQQAIRLLQLSTLDLQQEVQAALDNNPMLEADSEEQSVKVDENQPQSEQTPENTTQPVEERELAEGDWDQAIPDELPVDSRWDDIYTNNSGSHELDSSSYERNSTSIGLQDHLRWQLNLTPLSEQDKWIGENLIDGIAPSGLLGTSVQDVATSLSIDEDEVLAVLKAIQQFDPAGCGARDLKECLQLQLQQLPRNTPWLSQAQNIIEKHLDLLGKRDFRQLSRRTRLTEAQLGEAIRLIQTLNPSPGESYGGQEPDYVIPDIVVSRKTLRWHVELNAEITPKIRINDHYASLVKRADNSRDNNFLRDHLQEARWFMKSLQSRHETLLKVANCIVEKQQGFFEEGPEAMRPMVLADVAESIGMHESTISRVTTQKYMLTPRGVFELKYFFSSHVSTDSGEDASSTAIRALIRKLIDAETPRKPLSDNKITLELDKQGIKVARRTVAKYRESMGIPSSSERKRLV; this is encoded by the coding sequence ATGAAGCAGTCTCTCCAGCTCAAGCTCGGCACACAGCTGACCATGACCCCCCAGTTGCAGCAAGCAATTCGCCTACTGCAACTCTCCACACTCGATCTGCAGCAGGAGGTCCAGGCAGCACTGGACAACAACCCAATGCTGGAAGCGGATAGCGAAGAGCAATCCGTCAAGGTGGATGAAAATCAGCCACAGTCTGAACAAACACCGGAAAACACAACACAGCCGGTAGAAGAGCGCGAACTGGCCGAGGGGGACTGGGACCAGGCAATTCCTGATGAGCTGCCCGTCGACTCGCGCTGGGATGATATCTACACCAATAACAGCGGCAGCCACGAGTTAGATTCCTCCAGCTATGAGCGTAACTCCACCTCCATCGGCCTTCAGGATCATCTACGCTGGCAGCTGAACTTGACCCCCTTATCTGAGCAGGATAAATGGATCGGTGAAAACTTAATTGATGGCATAGCCCCCAGCGGCCTCCTTGGTACTTCTGTGCAGGATGTCGCCACCTCTTTATCGATCGATGAAGATGAGGTGCTCGCGGTTCTGAAGGCTATTCAGCAGTTTGATCCCGCTGGCTGCGGGGCTCGGGATCTCAAAGAATGCCTGCAATTACAACTGCAGCAGTTGCCGCGAAATACCCCTTGGCTAAGCCAAGCGCAAAACATTATTGAGAAACACTTGGACTTACTTGGCAAAAGGGATTTTCGCCAGTTGAGTCGACGCACACGACTCACTGAAGCCCAGCTAGGCGAGGCCATTCGCCTAATCCAGACCTTAAACCCCAGTCCGGGAGAGAGCTATGGTGGGCAAGAGCCGGACTATGTAATTCCAGATATTGTCGTTTCCCGCAAAACCCTTCGCTGGCACGTAGAATTGAATGCAGAGATCACCCCAAAGATCCGTATCAATGACCACTACGCCTCCCTGGTCAAGCGTGCCGACAACTCCAGAGATAACAATTTTTTGCGGGATCACCTGCAAGAAGCACGCTGGTTTATGAAAAGCCTGCAGAGTCGCCACGAGACTTTACTGAAAGTAGCCAACTGTATTGTCGAAAAGCAGCAAGGTTTTTTTGAGGAAGGTCCGGAAGCCATGCGACCTATGGTGCTGGCAGATGTTGCTGAATCTATTGGCATGCATGAATCGACCATATCTAGGGTGACCACCCAGAAGTACATGCTCACGCCTCGCGGCGTGTTTGAGCTCAAGTATTTCTTTTCGAGCCACGTCAGCACAGACTCCGGTGAGGATGCCTCTTCAACTGCTATCCGTGCACTGATCCGCAAGCTGATTGACGCAGAGACCCCGCGCAAGCCGCTCTCAGATAACAAAATTACCCTAGAGCTCGATAAACAAGGTATTAAAGTAGCCCGCCGCACTGTGGCGAAATACCGCGAGTCAATGGGAATTCCCTCCTCCAGCGAGCGAAAACGCTTGGTCTGA
- the hpf gene encoding ribosome hibernation-promoting factor, HPF/YfiA family, which produces MQINISGHHVDVTSPMRSYCENKLEKLSRHYDNITNAQVILSIDKLIQKAEARVHINGHDLCAGSEDKDMYAAIDSLTDKLDRQLKKHKEKLQNHR; this is translated from the coding sequence ATGCAGATCAATATTAGTGGTCACCACGTCGACGTTACCTCGCCAATGCGCAGCTACTGTGAGAACAAGCTGGAAAAGCTCTCAAGGCATTATGACAATATAACCAACGCGCAAGTCATCCTATCCATAGACAAGCTGATCCAGAAAGCCGAAGCCCGGGTACATATCAATGGTCACGACCTTTGCGCGGGTTCGGAAGACAAGGACATGTATGCGGCCATTGATTCGCTTACAGACAAGCTGGACCGCCAACTGAAAAAACACAAAGAGAAGTTGCAGAACCACCGCTGA
- the ptsN gene encoding PTS IIA-like nitrogen regulatory protein PtsN — MTLEALLSPRLSLCHLAGSSKKKLLLNIAQAVAEQYPQHDSDIIFNQLIARERLGSTGIGEGVAIPHCRLPGCEHPIGVLCTTEPAIDFDAIDRQPVDLLFVLLVPEDSEQQHLDTLAEIAALFSNSQVRDKLRQADTSDALYALAIDSAAAA, encoded by the coding sequence ATGACACTGGAAGCTTTACTCTCTCCCCGCCTCAGCCTTTGCCATCTGGCGGGGAGCAGCAAAAAGAAATTGCTGCTCAATATCGCCCAGGCTGTAGCCGAACAATATCCACAGCATGACTCTGACATCATATTCAACCAACTGATCGCGCGCGAGCGTCTAGGCTCCACAGGAATTGGCGAAGGTGTGGCTATCCCCCACTGCCGTCTTCCTGGATGTGAGCACCCCATTGGCGTACTTTGCACTACAGAACCCGCCATAGATTTCGACGCTATCGACCGACAGCCTGTCGATCTGCTCTTTGTCTTGCTGGTTCCTGAAGATTCGGAACAACAACATCTAGATACACTGGCAGAAATCGCTGCGCTCTTCTCTAACAGCCAGGTCCGGGACAAGTTGAGGCAGGCTGACACTAGCGACGCACTCTATGCCCTAGCTATAGACTCAGCCGCAGCAGCCTGA
- the rapZ gene encoding RNase adapter RapZ: MRLIIISGRSGSGKSSALQLLEDAGFNCIDNLPISLLPELIKRAEQQTTKGDTPLALGIDARNLWQDIKQAPRVIEALRSTGVECDVIYLDAREPVLVQRFSETRRKHPLSNDCTHLLEALKQERELLTPVSAIADMVIDTSSLGLHELRELIRSRVVGGHSEGMAILFQSFGFKYGVPVDADLMFDLRCLPNPYWEPNLRKKTGLDHEVAEFLRSHPKTNKMEADITGFLENWLPSFQESNRSYTCISIGCTGGRHRSVYMVEQLARTFLHKFGNIQVRHREQQR, from the coding sequence ATGCGCTTGATTATCATCAGCGGCCGCTCCGGCTCTGGTAAAAGCTCCGCACTTCAACTGCTCGAAGATGCGGGCTTTAACTGCATCGACAATCTGCCGATTAGCCTACTACCCGAACTCATCAAGCGGGCTGAGCAGCAAACGACTAAAGGGGACACCCCCCTTGCCCTGGGAATAGACGCTCGCAACCTCTGGCAGGATATCAAACAGGCCCCCCGTGTTATTGAAGCCCTGCGCAGTACCGGCGTAGAGTGTGATGTAATCTACCTGGACGCCCGCGAACCTGTACTGGTACAACGCTTCAGCGAGACCCGCCGCAAACACCCCCTGAGCAATGATTGCACCCACTTACTCGAAGCCTTGAAACAAGAAAGAGAGCTGCTAACACCCGTCTCAGCCATAGCGGATATGGTGATAGATACCAGTAGCCTCGGTTTGCACGAGTTACGGGAGCTGATTAGAAGCCGCGTGGTGGGCGGACATTCGGAAGGGATGGCAATACTTTTCCAGTCTTTCGGCTTTAAATATGGGGTGCCAGTGGATGCCGACCTGATGTTCGACTTACGCTGCTTACCAAATCCCTACTGGGAACCCAATCTTAGGAAAAAAACCGGGTTGGACCATGAAGTAGCCGAATTTTTACGCTCCCACCCCAAAACTAACAAGATGGAAGCAGATATCACCGGTTTCTTAGAGAACTGGCTACCCTCTTTCCAAGAGAGCAATCGCAGCTACACCTGTATCTCCATTGGCTGCACCGGAGGAAGACACCGCTCAGTTTATATGGTTGAACAACTGGCACGCACTTTTCTCCACAAATTTGGCAATATTCAAGTCCGTCACCGCGAGCAACAGAGATAG
- a CDS encoding HPr family phosphocarrier protein yields the protein MQKQRLTIINKLGLHARAASKFAQTSARFSSNIKVHCGDRSVDGKSVMALMLLAAGQGTELELEVEGRDESDALGAISTLVSERFGEAE from the coding sequence ATGCAAAAACAGCGCCTCACCATCATTAACAAGCTCGGGCTGCACGCTCGCGCAGCCAGTAAGTTTGCCCAAACCTCTGCCCGCTTTTCCTCCAACATCAAAGTGCACTGTGGCGATAGATCGGTGGATGGCAAGAGTGTTATGGCACTTATGTTACTTGCCGCCGGGCAGGGCACAGAGTTGGAGCTGGAGGTTGAGGGCCGTGATGAGAGTGACGCACTCGGAGCTATCAGCACTCTCGTCTCAGAGCGCTTTGGAGAAGCCGAGTAA